A genomic window from Equus caballus isolate H_3958 breed thoroughbred chromosome 5, TB-T2T, whole genome shotgun sequence includes:
- the LOC100056786 gene encoding protein C1orf43 homolog isoform X1, protein MASGSNWLSGVNVVLVMAYGSLVFVLLFIFVKRQIMRFAMKSRRGPHVPVGHNAPKDLKEEIDIRLSRVQDIKYEPQLLADDDARLLQLETQGNQNCYNYLYRMKALDAIRASEIPFHADGRHPCSLMGKNFRSYLLDLRNSSTPFKGVRKALIDTLLDGYETARYGTGVFGQSEYLRYQEALSELATVVKARSGSSQRQHQSAAKDLTQSPEVSPTTIQSFQRALGLKKMVDRWRNSHTHCLWQMTLSQRRNPYATLRMQDTMVQELALASKQLLMVRQAALHQLFEKEHQQYQQELNQMGKAFYVERL, encoded by the exons ATGGCGTCCGGCAGTAACTGGCTGTCCGGGGTGAATGTCGTGCTGGTGATGGCCTACGGGAGCCTG GTGTTTGTACtgctatttatttttgtgaagaggCAAATCATGCGCTTTGCAATGAAATCCCGAAGGGGACCTCATGTCCCTGTGGGACACAATGCCCCCAAG GACTTAAAAGAAGAGATTGATATCCGACTATCCAGGGTTCAGGATATCAAGTATGAACCTCAGCTCCTTGCAGATGATGATGCAAGACTGCTACAGCTGGAAACCCAGGGAAATCAGA ATTGCTACAACTATCTATACAGGATGAAAGCACTGGATGCCATCCGTGCCTCTG AGATCCCATTTCATGCTGATGGCCGGCATCCCTGTTCCTTAATGGGCAAGAATTTCCGCTCCTACTTACTAGATCTTCGAAACAGTAGTACTCCTTTCAAGGGTGTGCGCAAGGCCCTCATTGATACCCTGCTGGATGGCTATGAGACAGCCCGCTATGGGACAGGG gTCTTTGGCCAGAGTGAGTACCTGCGCTATCAGGAGGCCCTGAGTGAGCTGGCCACAGT GGTCAAAGCACGAAGTGGGAGCTCTCAGCGCCAACACCAGTCAGCAGCCAAAGACCTAACCCAGTCTCCTGAAGTCTCCCCAACAACCATCCAG AGTTTTCAAAGGGCCCTGGGACTTAAGAAGATGGTTGACAG GTGGCGAAATTCACACACTCATTGTCTGTGGCAGATGACATTGAGCCAGAGAAGAAACCCGTATGCCACCCTAAGGATGCAGGACACCATGGTACAGGAGTTGGCACTGGCCAGTAAGCAACTACTGATG GTCCGTCAAGCTGCCCTGCACCAGCTGTTTGAAAAGGAGCATCAGCAGTACCAGCAAGAACTAAATCAGATGGGCAAAGCTTTTTACGTGGAGAGACTCTGA
- the LOC100056786 gene encoding cilia- and flagella-associated protein 141 isoform X2: MSVHMSTEKMTKVEESFQRALGLKKMVDRWRNSHTHCLWQMTLSQRRNPYATLRMQDTMVQELALASKQLLMVRQAALHQLFEKEHQQYQQELNQMGKAFYVERL; the protein is encoded by the exons ATGTCTGTACATATGTCTACggaaaaaatgacaaaagtagAAGAG AGTTTTCAAAGGGCCCTGGGACTTAAGAAGATGGTTGACAG GTGGCGAAATTCACACACTCATTGTCTGTGGCAGATGACATTGAGCCAGAGAAGAAACCCGTATGCCACCCTAAGGATGCAGGACACCATGGTACAGGAGTTGGCACTGGCCAGTAAGCAACTACTGATG GTCCGTCAAGCTGCCCTGCACCAGCTGTTTGAAAAGGAGCATCAGCAGTACCAGCAAGAACTAAATCAGATGGGCAAAGCTTTTTACGTGGAGAGACTCTGA